TTGCTTTTGCAACCACACACAGGCAAACGCAGCAAAAGCAAAAGAGAGTGCAAGCAACCGCACCCGTGCACCGCAGACCAGACCGCAAACAACGTGGACAATTTAGTGTATATTCAACAACGACAACACTTCGGACAGACAGAAGGGCAGCTGATAACAACTAAGGCTTCGTTGCGTCCGGAGGACGGACAATGAAGCCGCAGTTGCACGGAACCCCGCTTTCGCGGCGCTGTGCAGGTGACTATGGGGTTTCAATGTGTTGCGTATGCCGGTTTAGTTCCCGTGCTGATCAGGCTTAGGTGATCATCGGTACCGGATCCAGGGGGTCAGGATGCAAAAAGCATTATCAGTAATCGTTATCGTCGGCAGATCTTGATGGATGGGCAATACAATCCCGGCCCGTCGTGCAGGTGATTTTTTCATTGAGGTTCGGATGAGGTCGTGAGGTTTCGGTAACGCGCCGGTGGGCCCCGGTGGTCGAACCGCAGGATGGTTCTCATCAGGAGCTTTTTACAACAGGGACACACCACCGCCGGGGCTTTGCTGCGCTGGTACCGGGTAAGGGAGATGATCTTTCCCTGCAACTGCAGGATGATCTGCGGGATGCTCACGGCCTTCTTGCGGCTGGAGAGGATGCCGTAGTGCCGGATGCGCACAAAACCTCTGGGCAGGATGTGCTGCGCAAAACGCCGGATGAACTCCATCGGCGATAGCTCCATCACCTTTTTCGTACTGCCATCCCGATAGTCTTTGTACCGGAAGCGCACCCGCTCCGCATCGCAACTGATCAGTCGGCTGTTACTGATGGCGATCTTGTGGGTGTAACGCCCCAGGTAGTCGATCACCGCCCCGGGCCCGGCAAAAGGACGCTTGGCATACACCACCCAGGGTTTGGTGAAGAGCGCGCGGAAGAGCTGCGGGTCTTCTCCAGGAAAGGCCTTGCGCAGCGCGGCCACCATCCGGGCACGCATCACCCGGCTCAGGGCTTTTACCGGGAAGAGGAACCGGCCCTTGGAGCGGGCCCGCTTCCAATAGCCGGCAGGAGAGATGCCTCCGCCGAGCACAATGCAGTGCAGGTGCGGATGCAGGGAGAGGTTCTGGCCCCAGGTGTGCAATATGGCGATCATGCCCGTACGCGCACCCAGGTGAACGCCGTCCCCTGCAAAGGAGTCGATCACGCTCCATGCCGTGGCAAAGAGCGCGTCATAGACCCGCTCCGGTGCGTACAGGCACAGGCGGTTGAGTTCCCCGGGCAGGGTGAACACCACGTGGAAGTACGGCACCGGCAACAGCTCCGCCTTGCGGGCTGCCACCCAGTCTTCCCGCGCCAGCCCCTGGCACTTGGGGCAGTGGCGGTTCCGGCAACTGTTGTAGCTCATGCGCAGGTGGGAACAGCCCGGACACTGGTCCAGGTGACCGCCCAGGGCTGCCGTGCGGCAGTCCCGGATCAGGCGCAGCGTGCGCTTTTGCCAGTGGTTGAGCTGCTTGCTGCGCTCAACCTGTTCCCCTAGTTGCCGTATGACCTGCGCTACTTCGCAGGCCGGCCTCACTGCCCGGGAGTGAAGAGCGTATCCAGCGGACTGAAGGGCGCTTTGCGACCATGCTTTGCCACGTGCAGATACACCATCGTGGTCTCGATGCGCTCATG
This genomic stretch from Bacteroidota bacterium harbors:
- a CDS encoding IS91 family transposase, with the protein product MRPACEVAQVIRQLGEQVERSKQLNHWQKRTLRLIRDCRTAALGGHLDQCPGCSHLRMSYNSCRNRHCPKCQGLAREDWVAARKAELLPVPYFHVVFTLPGELNRLCLYAPERVYDALFATAWSVIDSFAGDGVHLGARTGMIAILHTWGQNLSLHPHLHCIVLGGGISPAGYWKRARSKGRFLFPVKALSRVMRARMVAALRKAFPGEDPQLFRALFTKPWVVYAKRPFAGPGAVIDYLGRYTHKIAISNSRLISCDAERVRFRYKDYRDGSTKKVMELSPMEFIRRFAQHILPRGFVRIRHYGILSSRKKAVSIPQIILQLQGKIISLTRYQRSKAPAVVCPCCKKLLMRTILRFDHRGPPARYRNLTTSSEPQ